Proteins found in one Candidatus Methylomirabilota bacterium genomic segment:
- a CDS encoding sigma-54 dependent transcriptional regulator: MSDARVLVVDDEKSMRDLLAISLEKQHFEVTVADGGEAAIETLRRETFDVVITDLRMPNADGLQVLRAAKEASLESVVIVITAVGSTETAVEAMKLGAYDYITKPFKLDEINLIIRRALERKRLRDENLYLRKQLETQHRFDNIVGKSARMGEVFETIRKIADSPSTAMITGESGTGKELVARAIHFNGGRSSKPFISVNCGAIPEALMESELFGHVKGAFTGAVANKIGLFSAADGGTLFLDEITEIPPLLQVKLLRAIQEREIRRVGETRDLKVDVRLIAASNRDLEQAVAEGVLREDLFYRLNVIPIQLPPLRERREDIPLLVTHFIQKFGKQLGKEVRGITPEGLAVLERHHWPGNIRELENVLERAIVLGASDTLGVESLPESVRRERPVKGMDVDLPEEGMDLEAALDALERRYLQRALERSRGVQTKAAELLRMTFRQFRYKLQKHNMARRGSPQEE; the protein is encoded by the coding sequence ATGAGCGACGCGCGAGTGCTGGTGGTGGACGACGAGAAGAGCATGCGGGATCTCCTGGCGATCTCGCTCGAGAAGCAGCACTTCGAGGTGACGGTGGCGGACGGCGGCGAGGCCGCCATCGAGACCCTGCGGCGCGAGACGTTCGACGTGGTGATCACCGACCTCCGCATGCCCAATGCGGACGGTCTCCAGGTCCTCCGCGCCGCCAAGGAAGCGTCGTTGGAGTCGGTGGTCATCGTGATCACCGCCGTCGGGTCGACGGAGACCGCGGTCGAGGCGATGAAGCTCGGCGCCTACGACTACATCACCAAGCCGTTCAAGCTCGACGAGATCAATCTGATCATCCGGCGCGCCCTCGAGCGCAAGCGCCTCCGCGACGAGAACCTCTACCTCCGTAAGCAGCTCGAAACCCAGCACCGCTTCGACAACATCGTCGGCAAGAGCGCGCGCATGGGCGAGGTCTTCGAGACGATCCGGAAGATCGCGGACAGCCCGTCGACCGCGATGATCACGGGCGAGAGCGGCACCGGCAAGGAGCTGGTCGCGCGGGCCATCCACTTCAACGGCGGCCGCTCCAGCAAGCCCTTCATCTCCGTCAATTGCGGGGCCATTCCCGAGGCGCTGATGGAGTCGGAGCTCTTCGGGCACGTGAAGGGCGCGTTCACGGGCGCGGTGGCCAACAAGATCGGTCTCTTCTCCGCGGCCGACGGCGGCACCCTCTTCCTCGACGAGATCACCGAGATCCCGCCCCTTCTCCAGGTGAAGCTCCTGCGGGCTATCCAGGAGCGCGAGATCCGGCGGGTGGGCGAGACTCGTGACCTCAAGGTCGACGTACGCCTGATCGCGGCGTCGAATCGCGACCTCGAGCAGGCGGTCGCGGAGGGCGTGCTGCGCGAGGACCTCTTCTACCGGCTGAACGTCATCCCGATCCAGCTTCCTCCGCTGCGCGAGCGGCGAGAAGACATCCCGCTGCTGGTCACCCACTTCATCCAGAAGTTCGGCAAGCAGCTCGGCAAGGAGGTCCGCGGGATCACGCCGGAAGGGCTGGCCGTCCTCGAGCGCCATCACTGGCCAGGGAACATCCGCGAGCTCGAGAACGTGCTCGAGCGCGCCATTGTCCTCGGAGCGAGCGACACTCTCGGCGTCGAGTCCCTGCCGGAATCCGTGCGGCGCGAGCGGCCCGTCAAGGGCATGGACGTGGATCTCCCCGAGGAGGGCATGGACCTCGAAGCGGCGCTGGACGCTCTCGAGCGGCGCTACCTTCAGCGTGCACTGGAGCGGAGCCGCGGAGTCCAGACCAAGGCGGCCGAGCTCCTTCGGATGACCTTCCGCCAGTTCCGCTACAAGCTCCAGAAGCACAACATGGCGCGCCGGGGATCGCCTCAGGAGGAGTGA